Below is a genomic region from Argiope bruennichi chromosome 3, qqArgBrue1.1, whole genome shotgun sequence.
ttttaaccctttttttaaatatatgaaatcaaaaagaaaatgaattgcattttttttaattaaataggtggaaaatttttgtaaaaaaaaagtgttttaattattgtgtaagaaaaataaacataaacaaaaaagaaaatgaataaaaaaatatattaataaaataaatgaacttgTCTAGAAAATCGTTTAATGAAggcattaagtaaaatttaaaaataaatattaaaattgtacacattcagaaattaaaactcGAAAAGTGCTATTTaaagtaagtataaaaaaatcatgataagtttttttaaagaaaaagaaatgcttctACAAAAGATGCGaatgttatttataaagaaattatgaaagctattaaaaaatcatttattcaaaatacgtaaagagaaagtaaaataattgcaaacaaggtttattcctttcttattaaagaaaccaaaatatgaaCTTACTTAATACATcaagaaagaaaatcattttattttgaattgtatattGATTTACTACTTATTAAAAGGAAAACagattatgtttcattttttgctAGTTGGGCATATGGCATTGTATAGAAATGCctagaaaatagattaaattttaatcgttttatatTTTGTCGGAAAATGATTAGAAGTTTTGTTATAGAGTCTCGGATTTCCAATTTTATcgatggtatatatatatatatatatatatatatatatatatatatatatatatatatataatataaaatttaaccataggatttcattatttaaattaattggtttttacctgaattgaattattttatgaaaattttattatcatgattattatcatgaaaatttactataggatttcaaatatttaaattgataaagaaattttattagaaacttaaatttaattaataacaggAAAGCGGATATGAATTTTATCACTATGTAAACCTTTACAATCTAATTaactataaattgtttttattttgtgacaGTTCTTTAGGTAATATTGtgtgattcttaatttttttaaaattattttagttcccATTTAGTTCATGcttctaaaattatattgttagAAACATAGTATATATCGCAGGTTTTGTATATTCCTTtaacgtttaattttaataaaggaattttctttctttcatttaaaaatgccaGTAAAACGGAGGAAACAATAACTTACCCAAATAGCGTTCAGTGGATTTGACTGATCGCCAGAAATGCGAATGCGAAATGAAACTTAAATCGCATTTTAATCCTCGAAATGTCAATTTCAATTTTcgctgaaaaatttaatttcgctcACCCCTGCATCACTCGTATTTCCTTTCTCTCCCTTCaacttgaaattgaaatttaataataccgAGTATGAAATGAGAAATTCGATTTGAGCTTcgtgttttaaaaatcataaacctACAGTTATTTGTCAAAATTATTGACTACTTCATCCAAAAGAGATttcatgacttttattttttgcttttttttttattatattgggGTGGGGGGAGTAATATTTTCCCTCCGCGTATTTCtgctttgtaattttaaaatcggAAAAACTTACTTTTATAACCGCTGATTGTTTTCCAACtcgctgcatttttttaaaaattatttatttattagctgcTTTTGGCGATCATTTTGTTTACCCGGAATATTGGCTTTTCTGTCTGTTAAACTGTTCATGtggaatgcttttatttaaaaattttattttatttggttagtctgaaaaatattaatttaatggaatcagTCCACAGTAAATTATTGTGGGTACATATCaaattaattctatataaaaacgGTAGCCTACTTCAGactgatagtaaaaaaaaaaaagaaaaaaaaatccctttaattTTAACATCAGCAAACCAAGCGAATGAATGTTctgatataatattgaaattagtttgaaatgcatcataagaataaaattatttttacagattgcgcatcaaatttaatttaaataatttataaaattaaaaaaattgtatgacattgaaattgatattaaaattatatatattttttaaattttaacgtagtctgaaaattattttaatgctcaaattatagttttgaaagatatagttaggaaacacacacacacaaaaaaaaaccattgcTTAGTATTTAGTTAACATATCTTAATTAACTTTCTTACATTGACGTTCCGTTTATTTAAATAcctgatgaaataaaataataatacttgaaACTGgcattttaatgtcatttatttgtctttttgtGTGCAGCTAATCACCTTGTATTGAGAAAATGGTTCGATATGTATGTTCTACTTTATCtatatgatttcataaaaataaattactaaaaatagcATCATTAATTATCGTTCGTTATAAATAAGATggttaaaataattagttatgcAGTCAGAATGAAATATGGTAAAGCGGGCAATGCGCCTCAACATTTGTCTAACGATTTGgatgaaattctgtatttatgtaaggttttgctttttaagttaatCTATATATGTGTCTTTCTTGCGGGGGGGGGgagcgattttacacacacaaagatatataactaattattagtctATCTGCTCTCCCGCTGACAATGTCATTGAAGCGCCATCTCGGGCTCGATTTccccatggtaaaactgagtgcaagttcaaaaatgttagtaataatagctaaactgtaaaatgaatactgtaatgtAGCAGGTTTTTTCgttaacatgttaaactaagtgtattcataatttatttttttatttaaccctttaaagagccatttttttctagtcatattatgttaaaatatttttaggcttgaaattagaataagaaaagggattcatttagcttattagataaatttaagttgattcattaattaattttattaattaatcaattaagtaacaaatcaagacgcgtcattttgtctgagataaagaattgaagcaaacttactaaaaaaatgtgtcagaacttatgccaacctacataatttcatgcaaagattgataaatttggtgggaagcatacttcccacggccctagaaagggttaaatgacccgttcatatgtagataagattgaataatattaatgtgtatttttatcttaatattttcttcgaaaaaaatattttacaaacaaacaaaaaaaaaaccctgccgaTTGAAGGTCGGTTTCTCTGGTATTATAGATTTAATCTAGAATAAATCATTATCACGCAAAGTGAATAGAATAATAaactagaatataaataaattttgtctagAATAAGTCATTAACATGTCGATAAAGTTAAACATGTATTGAAAAGCGAAATTAAATCTATAAGCATGTTACAAGAATGGCACCATATTGTGTACCTCCAAGGgccacaaaataaataaattcaccaTTGAATACGCATTCAGAGGTTAGTTTGTTGGCATCTATTTGCCTAAAAGAAATTGCACAACTTTAAGATTAACCGCCTTTTTTTCCAAGTCTGCTTTGCGTATTTCATTCAGAAtggtttttccaaattttactctTTTCCAATTTTGCTTTTTAACATTCTAAGGATTTTTCCCATCCGacgtaattacttttatttcgcTAGGTATTAAATAGCATGAATGtgatattaaatgcatctaaATCTTACAAATCCAACTTCCCCCTCCGCtagattcttaaaataattcagcttATCTCCGTGTTAGATACATATTTTAGCGCCGCTTTTCATGCCTGTCGTAGAAGCCGGCTTATCTCTTTAAATATATGAGTAAATTTAGCTCTGTGGTCGGTCGATAACACTACATACCCTGATCTCCAAATCCGACTTTTTCTTCAAAGTCAATTTCTGCTTTTCCCGCCTTCATCTATTTATGCACTTTTGGTTGCAGTATTTCttttctctgtctctctctctctctcttccccTCCGCCACCCTTGCTTTTTGGGAATTTTCTATTTGAGCacttaaggggggggggattttatttttatgttccgTAAATTATCGATATGAGATAAAAAGTTATCAGTTATTTTCTTTCTGCAATGGCCCCAGCTCGAATgaaataccaatatttttaaaactttccgaACGCCTGGTTTGGAAAGAAATATCGGTTTGCTCCGTAGTGTCTGGTTTTATGAaagagtttttttcttcttttgtaaacCAATTTATTTGTCTTCTTCTTTCCACCTGCAAATCGTCTGCAgcgaagataaaaaaataaaataatttttttttagattagtttttgttttcttttctgtgggaaaaaaacaacaacaaaaacattaaGGTAATGCAATTGTATACGGTTTACCGCGAAACTAGAATGGGCTAATCGGATATCttaaatttgtcttctctttgCTGGAATCTAAGAAAAGTAAAGGATTCTTTGTTGTtatccacattttaaaaaaacatgctttttCTTGAAATGGAAGATATTCTTTTAGATTACTTTATGTTGTTCTTCGATATATCGAGTTTCAGTCCGATGAATGTTTTTGTTATCATCTGCGCCTTCTTTCAATCAtccagaatttattatttcattttgctgAGATTATTATGTTTTgcatgttattaaattttcttttacagaaaataaatcccCATTTCAATCGTGgcataatatctaatttttaaagtgtTGAAGTTAGGCTTACATTTCCAGTTGCAAAATGCTGTAAATgacttacaaaattttattgttctaaataCATAATTGTATTGCTGAAGAATGAATTAAGTTTTTTATAGTCCACCGGTCTTATCAaccctatttaataaaatattttcaaaacgtatatttaaaataaattctacatcGATCAAAACTGTTATGAAATAGAGCTGTGAAATatccaattcaattttttgaagcaaatcttGATTGCAATGCTGTTAAGGTATGCTTtccaaatacataattttattgctgaaaaatgtgttgtccaatatatatatatatatataatcttccgGGCCTATAAACtctatttagcaaaatattcttaaaacgaatattttaaaaaattcttctgtgATCAAAAATGTCCGAGTTATGAAActttcaattccatttttttaagccAATCATGGCCGCCTGGATCAAACGCTGCTCGTTATTTGGAGGATTTTACTCGATGTGACCTTAAAAATGTAGTATAGAGTACTGATATTTAAAGCTACATATAACATGATCAGTTTCAGTCTCAGAGGAGTGgagtttattttgttgaaaatgttataaatgctaaaaatgtttcGCTGAACATGTCTTATTCAACTAAAAAAGTGCACAACAATATaaacttcgtaatttttttttctgcagtatATTTACTTAAACAATGTAATCTCTTGTGCCCTGTGAAGTATTTTTTcccttcagaaatatatatatatatattttaacgatTTAGAAATGCATCACATGAATGATTTCGTAACGACCGAAGGGGATGTATAGACATACATATCTTGCCATCTATTCATGGCAAGATATGTATAGATACTCCGGTCGCCAGTCTTGTAAGAAGACATCGGGGTAAAATGATATGATTTACacatttgtttgaaatgaaatatcatgaaagagcaaaaaataaataaaactatgtcccggatgtcaaaaatatttatgaagactggagtagatttttttttccatggcaTCTATTCTCCTCGCTAAACAATTATCTACTTAGTTGCGTAAATATGTTGAattggaaataaagaaaatgaagttctatttatcttttttttctttcaatattaatgtatttcaatttaGGTAATGCAGTTATATTCTTACATAAATAGTGTTTCgttttcttgtattaaaaattttaaaaatggataaataaataatatttatttacggtgtttaatttaattttaattatcgaaTTAGTCTCCCTTTGGAGTATTATaactcttttatatttaattaatacataattatttcgACACGATTCTTATATTCACATATTGTATTTCATTCCAGATAACAGCAGCCAGATTTCTCAGCCGGACAATGACATCATTGACATATTCGAACCCCCATCCGAACCTCTCTTCACCCCAACTTTCATCTTAATGACCTGTTCATTGAGCCTGGCCGCTGTGGTCATCCTTCTGGCCATTGTTCTCGGACTCAGGCGAATCCGACAGAAGTCCGGAATAATGTCCCCTACTCCTGGTGGCTACATTTCTCCCAATGAGCGTCCCCCTCATCTAGGTAGTAACAGCGATGATCCCGATGTAGAAATAGACCTGGACAAACTTCCTTCGAATGTCTCATATCACCGAACACAGGCCAAACTCCACCCTAAATTGGAAAAACTAGAATACCCACGGAATGACATCATCTACATCAGAGACATAGGCCAGGGTGCTTTTGGTCGTGTTTTCCAAGCGAAAGCGCCTGGATTGGTAAAAGGCGAAGATTTCACAATGATTGCCGTCAAAATGCTGAAAGACGAAGCCTCGGACGACCTTCAGAGTGACTTCGAACGGGAAGCCTGCCTCATGGCCGAATTCGACCACCCCAATATCGTCAAATTACTCGGAGTGTGTGCTATCGGTAAGCCCATGTGCCTTCTTTTCGAATTCATGGGCAAAGGCGACCTGAACGAGTTCCTGAGGTCCTGTTCACCTACAAACTACATCATGACAACTGGAAATGGCAATCTGTTTAGTGATGTGCGTCTCACTCATCTAGACCTGACAAACATCGCCAAACAGGTGGCGGCTGGAATGGTATATCTTTCCGAACGGAAATTCGTGCATCGTGACCTTGCCACCAGAAATTGCCTTGTCGCCGAGGACATGACGGTCAAGATCTCCGATTTTGGTCTATCGCAGAAAATTTATGCGGCCAACTACTATAAAGGAAAGGAAGACGACGCCATTCCCATACGATGGATGCCGCTGGAATCTATTCTGTACAATAAGTTTATTGTGGAATCGGATGTCTGGGCATTTGGCGTCGTTCTTTGGGAGATCTTCACTTTCGCTCTCCAGCCTTACTACGGGATGACTCACGAAGAGGTCGTCAAGTATGTTCAGGAGGGAAACATCTTGAAGCGTCCGGACGATTGTCCGGCTGCAATTTACGACCTCATGAAGGCCTGCTGGAACAGGAAGCCAGCTGCTAGGCCGCCTTTTAAAACTATTCACAAAACTCTGTCTCACATATATAATGATCTCCTTAAAAGACAAAGCAAAGACCAAAGAACTCACGTCTGACCATCAGGTGGGGAAGATGTCTGTTGGACCAAAGAAACTGCTGGCGAACAATAGTTTGGATGAGAAAAACTTTTTAGTTcctttttaagttaatttaatggCGATGTCTAAAAATTTTTCCGAaggcaaattttatatttagaatgcaatattaagaatcttaatatcatttagttattttaacaaaCAGATCACAGAAATGCATTTGCAAGTGAAAATAGTGGCTTGGACTAAGTATAATGTCAACAACATCGTACCAAAGAGGCTAGTCTTCATGATTTTTCATTTTGCCTTTTTCACTACTGCTCGAGATTTCTGAGATTATGTCGTTGTgatcgtaaattaatttttttaaatatttaaaaagatcttttcatttttctgtaatcATCATATgtgtaaatataacattttcattttccaggctgtaatttgaatttcagtttcaTCATCGTTCTGAGAATGAAATTGTGATCATTTTTTCTGGACAATCATTTTGTGATTTGATttgcaaaacttaattttttttagctctcTTATtggatattgaaatatatttgaaagaatcaGCCTGGAAACTTTATGTATGAAtttgtatatatctatataatatatgttttaagaGTTTATATTTTATCGTGGTGTGTTTATGTAAATTATGCCTTGTTGTTTTAAGGACTTTAAAATAAGTGcgataaaaaatgaatcataatgTTTATACTTGACATTCCAATCCGGTAATAtcaatgaatgttttaatattattatatatgcttatatttgCCACTGAAGaaaaaggtatttgaaaaagtaatttgacattgtttttcttaaaatgttttgatttctataactttttttcCCTGCTTGCTGATTGATTGTTTCAAATGCTGTCACATaatctaaatttgttattttaaaatgaattctatcTTACTGGCAtgtgtcttaaaataaaatttcagtgatattattaaatggaataacttacatttttgaatttgtatCCATCTCCATGGGCTGAAGCAAATCTAAATCTTCCTTCTCTAATGTAAATATTGATACCAAAGAATCTCTCGGATCATTCCAATATTTCTTGAACCATTCCATCCTTTGTTTTGCGACCCCTCTTCAAGTGCcatatattttgatacattgtGACGACATATCATGGAGAAAATCGCCctctgcactttttttttttcgccccAACTTCTAGATGGATGCGCACATTCGTTCTTCCGAAACAAACTCGCGGCCTCCTCTGCTGGTTTTCTCAGAATCTTTATTTTATCCAATCAGCTGTAGAAGAGgcctcttttttatataaatggctcaataaatacttatttggaatcaatttttgtgttgtgttatttctttcatttactattgtaatataatacaaaaacaaatgcACAATTGTTGTACGCAATGCaaagtttagtcatattaacgtcccgttttaaagcaacactagggctattttggaacggacctcgtaattttgaaccacggacagatgacgaggacgacacctgagttgcccccccccctccacaccagcgggaggacgtttagcatgacggatttaacgtgcaacagacccctttacactacggttcttcggtggaatcgggtctcgaacctgaaaccctacggctcacgagccgagaccttaccaccaggccaccgcggctttTGTACGCAATGCAAAAAGTTATATATTGGAAATTCCATCTATATACTTTAAATGAGGAAAACAAAACTACTTGTACCTATTCCCAGCCATTGATCTGATTTGacctatttttatttcacataaaaatttatgtaaatatatatatatcatcagtATTTGAAATCCTTATAGTCTTTAAGAGACATTCGATTAATTCTCTAATCTTGCATCCTAAACATTTGCTCGGGACCCCGCATTGTTAAACTTTTGTATTAGCCACCATTATTTGCTTatgttgaatttatatatatatatattcttaaattcttaaGTTCGTAGTTtttaactagaaaataaaatttaattttcttgagaatATTTAATACAGCCTCAACCTTACAACTTCTTAGCCTCAATAAAAGTAGTCAATGTCTGATGAGATACAAATTTAgcaagattttcaaaattttaattttatagaaggAACCAATGGAAAGTaccatatattatataatataaatgttctATAGGGGTGCATGGTTGCATCATTTAATGGATtagcttttgaataaaatagaatgatAACTATTATGCAGTGATGAAATTATACAGGATATAAATAACGGATTTGCAAaggaatcatttaataaaaaaaaatagtaaccttaatgagaatattttatctgtttttaaatagaaaaaggacacaaatgattaaataaaaaacaatatcataaacTATGGCAAAGCATTATTTAATGTCTGTCAAACGACCCTCGTAAAATGACATATTAATGAGAACATATCctaacgaaattttaattagcaactttaattattacaaatttaatgtttctaatgaaattttatttaaatacaataatttttaaaagatagtaCTAGTAT
It encodes:
- the LOC129963188 gene encoding tyrosine-protein kinase transmembrane receptor Ror2-like isoform X2, with the protein product MDYSPQARLRVEEPAKLKGGRSIYNVSWGSSVRLECSAQGEPPPVITWFQDGEPLDAYALNDPVYTHSELYLNATRTTSFTCKATNSLISLNSSLVTDSKQFQLYVMPKDEEDDWEEEMPPDIPGSEEEDFDEEEPVIENEIVEEEEDNSRRWDEKRPPEDPLGSGVEKPKEESPIIGNEVTVGYCAPYTGQICRRYLNGSGHVYYNFTSENHPIPLNEQITAELWSELISSLLEPCRSAAEVVLCSYAFPKCEWMDGVARLKPLCREDCIAIKELFCYNEWALVEDNKQRGIFFKSRGHFRLPDCNTLPPLSKTGKETCSNAHLTDMREDEITTDCIRARGRFYQGTMNVTKTGIACQRWDVQEPHHHNRPPKVFPEVLNSENYCRNAGGEEPVPWCYTMDPRVRWQHCDIPLCDNSSQISQPDNDIIDIFEPPSEPLFTPTFILMTCSLSLAAVVILLAIVLGLRRIRQKSGIMSPTPGGYISPNERPPHLGSNSDDPDVEIDLDKLPSNVSYHRTQAKLHPKLEKLEYPRNDIIYIRDIGQGAFGRVFQAKAPGLVKGEDFTMIAVKMLKDEASDDLQSDFEREACLMAEFDHPNIVKLLGVCAIGKPMCLLFEFMGKGDLNEFLRSCSPTNYIMTTGNGNLFSDVRLTHLDLTNIAKQVAAGMVYLSERKFVHRDLATRNCLVAEDMTVKISDFGLSQKIYAANYYKGKEDDAIPIRWMPLESILYNKFIVESDVWAFGVVLWEIFTFALQPYYGMTHEEVVKYVQEGNILKRPDDCPAAIYDLMKACWNRKPAARPPFKTIHKTLSHIYNDLLKRQSKDQRTHV